GCGTCACCGAGACGCGAGAACCCGCTCGCGAAAAAGAACTCGCGCGCTCGGGTCTGCTCTTCTCCCACGAACTCCTCGGGCGTGTTCACGGGAGCGATCGGCACGCCGAGCCTGCGTGCTTCCGCGAGGATCTCGGCCCGGGGCCGTTCCCGGAGAATGTCGGCCGCGACGAGCCGAATGGCGTCGGCGTTCACGAGACGGTAGAGCTTCGTCTCCCATTCGGGGCCCGTGAGCGCTTCCGGGCGGCCGAGAAGCTCCACGAAGGCCCGCCATTGCCGGATGCTCGCCGTGAGAACGCGCACGTAGCCCGTGGAAGTCGGAAGGACCAGGTAGTTGCCGTCGGCGTTCCGCCGCGGAGCCGGAGGCAAGAAGGGGTAGAGGCGGACATAGTCCGGAAGCGGGATCGACCAGGGGTAGAGCCCGTGCAAGGCCGCTTCCTGGACGGACACTTCGACCGACTGTCCCCGACCGCGACGTTTCCGTTCGAGCACCGCCACGACCGCACCGAGCGCCGCGAAAACTCCCGCGCAGTCGTGTGCCACGTAGCCGGGGCACCAGCACGGCGGCAACTCGGGAAATCCGGACGCGTAGAGCGCACCCGAGGCCGCGAAGGCCACGAGCGGCTCCGCACGCCAGCTTGCCCGCGGTCCGGAGAGGCCGAAGTCCGCGATGGCCACGTGGACGAGACGGGGATGCCGCGCGGTGACTTCCTCGGGCGCGAGCCCGAGTCGTTCACGCCGTTCGGGGTCCAGGTTCTCGACGAGCACGTCGGCGTCCTCGCAAAGTTCCTCGAAGCGTTTCCGGCCGCCGGGGGTTTCCAGGTCGATCTTCGCACCTCGCTTGTTCGCGTGCCGGTAGAGAAAGGCGAGGGAACCCTCCGGATCCGCCTCGCCCCCCGCGTAGGGCGGCCGGAAGCGATCCGCGTCACCGCCCGGCGGTTCTATCTTCAGGACGTCGGCGCCCAGGTCGGCAAGAATCCGACCGGCCGTGGCTCCCCGCAAGTCCGTCAGGTCGACGACGCGCAGACCGTCGAGAAGTCTCGACTGCATGAAGCCGGATTCTATACCGGGACGTCCCGCGCAAATCGAACGAAAGAGAGGCCTTCGGGCTCGGGCCTTTCGGCCTCGGGTGACCGCACCGGGGTCGCGAACACGGAGGCGTCCTCCGGCACCCGCCGAACTCCCGCTCCGGTCGCCGCCCGCTCAGCCGGCTGCCCTGGCGGGGAAGATGCCTTCGCCGGCTCCCGCGAGGGACTTCATTCGCCGGAGAAGAGCCTCGTCCTTGCGGCTTTCGGAAAGAATCTTCGAGATATAAGCCCGGCGGAATGCGAGCCGCTGCTCCGCGTTCGCGAGAACGGACGGAACGTAATCCCACCCTTCTTCCTGCTCGAAGGGCTCGATTTCCTGGTGGAGCCGGAAAAAGTAGTCGCAGAGGTCGGCGTCCACGCCGAGTTTTTCGAGTGCCACCGCGAGCGGATTCTTCTTGCTCGGCACGAGGAGACCGCCCCCGGCGACGCCTCCCTGGCCGAGACCCATGGACGCCGCCCCGAGTTTTTCCCTCGCCTTGGGCGGCGGCCCGAGGTGGAAAGCCGCGATGGCTTCCTCGGGCGGGGAGTGCACGAGGAACCACTTGGTTACGTAGCGGCTCCCGAGGGTCTCCGTCGGCGGGAGCCAGCGCAGGAGTTCTTCCCGCGTGATGCCGAGCGCTTGCTCGCAAAAGTCGGCCCAGATTTCCATGTGGCAGCGCGTGAGGTACCCACCCGACTCGGTCGCGAACGCCTGCGCGATGGCCCGCAGCGCCTTCCCTTCGGGTAGGCGGGAGAACTGCCCCGCGATGTTGCGCGTCGCGTCGAGGTGGAAGAGGTCGCGGATGAACTCCTTGGCCGCCTCGAGGTTCGCCCTCCCGGAGAGAAGAAATCCGATGGCCGTCTCCTTCGGCTTGGGAAGCGCGAGGCAGAACTCCGAAAGCTCGTCTTCGAGCTCCTCGTAGGAACCCACCTGGTTCCACTTCCACGGGGAGCCGGGCGGAGGCCACACGAACTCCGGGATCGGATACGTTCCCGAGACGATCTCGGCCCAGGCCTTGCGCATGTTCCCGTAGAGGAGAAGCCAGTGGTGGAGCGTCGTCCGTAGAAGCTCCTGCTCGACCGCGTCGACCGCGATCTCGCGCACGATCTCCCACACGGGCTCGGGCACGAAGCTCCGGAAGTCCTCGTAGGCCCGCCAGTAGGCTACGGCGTCGTCGGAAAGCCCGTACGCGCGCTTCATGTATTCGGCCATCCCCCTCTGGCAGAGCCACGGCCGTTCGTCGCGCACCACCTCGAGGAGGCCGCCTTCGCTCCCGAGAGCGGAGACGACGAAACCTTCCTCGAACGACGAAAACTGGAACTGGAGGCGGCTGAAGGTCGCCTGCATCGTTTCCGGGCACGCGTAGTGAGCTTCCAGCTCCTCGCGGGAGACCCCGACGGCTTCGGCGAAGCGCACGAAGAGCTCGAGCGGGGGTCGCGTCACCTGGTAGTAGCCCGTCTTCCGGTTCACGATCTGCGCGAGCGCGAGGTAGAGCCCGCGGCGGCGGCAGCGGGCGATCGTGGCCGCAGTGCCCTGCGCGTCCATGCGAACGTACTGGTAGTACTCCTTGACCCAGCGGCGGAGGTTCTCCGGACTCGCGAGCCCGTACTTGAGAGCTTCCGCGAGCCGGCCGTCGGGCACGTGCTCACGGACCATGTCCTTGAGTTCCCCGACGAACTCGTCGACGGGCTTGGCCGGCTCGGGACGCTCGAACGAGTAAAGCTCGAGAAAGTCGCTCGCGTTGGGCGCTCGCCAGGGCATCGTTCGCTCCTCCAACGGGAAAGACGCCTAACACAGCCGGAAGCCCTGCTGCAACGCGAAGCTTGCCGCCGTCCCGCCCACGGCGGTCCGGGGCTCCTCGCCCCCGACGCCCTCCGCCCGGCGCAACCGCTCCTCAGAGCTCTCGCTTTCCGAGGCGCGAGGCAGCCAGTCGCTCGAGACCGTCCCTGCGGGGCTTCGAGGTCGAGCTCAGAGGAATTTCCCCGCGCTCGACGAAAAGGTAGTGCGAGGGGCGTTTGTAGGACGAAAGCGTTCGTTCCGCGTGCTCGCGAAGCTCCTTTTCGGTGGCCCGAGCGCCGGGACGCACCACCACGAGCGCCACGATTTCCTGCTCCGCGGCGCCCGGGGGAAGACCGACCACGTGGACGGCCTCGACGGAGGGATGCCGGCCGAGGACGAACTCGACCTCGGCGGGCGAGACGTTGACGCCCTTCACGCGCAAGAGGTCCTTCGTGCGCCCCACGAACTCGAAAAAACCATCCTCGTCGAATCGCCCGAGGTCCCCGGTCACGAAAAAACCCTCCGCGTCGAGTCCGCTCGCAGGCTTCCGCCCGAGGTAGCGCGAAAAGAGCCCGGGGCCGCGCACACGGACCTCTCCCGTTTCGCCCGCGCGCAGCGCTCGGCCGTCCGGGCCGACGATCCGGATTTCGACCCCGGGAAGCGGCTTACCGAAACCGAACCTCCGTTTTTCGGGCGGGTCCCGCCAGTCGAGCGCCGTCACGTACCCCGACATCTCCGTCATGCCGTAGCCCGTGATGAAACGAACGTCCCTGCCCGCGAACTCCGGAAACCAGTCCGTACGCCCGTTGCCACGCCGGACACGGTCGAAAAGCTCGGGCCGAAAACGGGGATGGCTTCGCAAGACTCCCACCTGCGCCGGGCGGAGGTGGAGAGCCGTCGGACGGTAACGCTCGAGTAGCGCAAGCACGGTCTCGGCCGCGAAACTTTCGGGGAGAACGAGAGCACAGCCCGCAACGAGCGTCGGAAGGGCGCGGATCGCGAGCCCCGCCACCCAGAAGAGCGGCAGCGTGGAAAGCAAGAGGTCCGAGGCGTCGAGTCCCGTCCGCTCCGCCGTCGGCCAGACCGTGGCGGTCAAGGCCCGATGGGAAAGCTCGACGCCTTTGGGTTCCGCCGTCGTCCCCGACGTGAAAAGGATGCACGCCGGATCTTCGCGCTCGCCGAAGTCGGCGCCACCGGCGCCGGAGGAAGCTTCCCGCTCCACGTCCGGAAGGGAGACGACGCGCTCGAAGCGCCAGTTCTCGGACACCCGCGCGACGACGGAGGCGAGGTCCCGCGCCCGGAAGCGCGGGTCGAAGACGAGAATCCGCAAATCGGCGGCCCGCACGATCTCCTCGAGCTCCCGCGGGGTGACGAACGTCGAGATGGGCACGAGCACGAGGCCCGCCTGCCAGGCTCCGAAGGCAAGGGCGAGCCACTCGGCCCCGTTTCCGGCGAGCAACCCCACCCTCGCTCCGCGCCCCGACCCCATGCGGCGGAAAAACCCCGCACGAGCTTCCGCGGCACGTGCGAGGTCTCGGAAGTCCATCTCTCCCCGCTCGTCCAGGATCGCAGGCCTCTTCCCGTAACGGGAAGCGAGCGCCACGGGAATCTGCCCGAGGTGAGAGCAGGGCTCGATCATCGGCGCGACGCCGTCGGGTCAGCCGAGCAGGGGTTTTCGGCCTCGACTCGCTTCCTCGCGAAGCTTGTATTTCTCCACCCGCTGCGTCGAGGTCTTGGGGAGCGAGTCGCGAAACTCCCAGAAGCGGGGAACCTGAAAGCGGGCGAGCCTGGCCGAGGCGAAGGCGCGTAGTTCTTCTTCGGTCACGGGGGCCCTGGGAACGACGAACGCCTTCACCTCCTGGCCGAGAACGGGATCCGGAACGCCGACGACCGCGACCTCCGCCACCGCAGGATGCTCCCGCAGCGTCTTCTCCACGAGCACCGAAGAGATGTTCTCGCCTCCGCGCCGGATGATGTCCTTTTTCCGGTCGACGAAGTAAAGCCAGCCGTCGCGGTCCAGGTAGCCCAGGTCACCCGTGCGGAACCACTCTCCGAAAAACGCGCGACGGGTCTCCTCGGGATCCCGGAAGTACTCGGCCAGCCGATGCGGGGACCGCACGCAGATCTCGCCCACTTCCCCCACGGGCAACTCCCTTCCCTCGTCGTCGAGAATGCGCACTTCCACCCCCGGAACCGGAGGGCCCGCGGAACCCGGGCGAGGCGACGCGCCGAAAGGCGTGATCGTCACCACGCCGGCGTCGGTCGACCCGTAGCACTCCGCGACGTGCTCGACGCCGAACCTGCGCAGCACTTCGTCGCGAACCGGGGCGCTTCCGAGTCCCAGGACGACGCGCAAGGGGTTCGTTCGCTCGAGCTCGGAGGGCTCCTGTTGGAGCAGGATCGCGAGAATCGTCCCGAGCGTGTAGAGGACCGTCGCGCGGCACTCGTGGACCAGAGGCCAGAAGCGCGAGGCGTGGAACGTTTCGGGGAACGCGAAGGTGGCCCCGGCCTGGAGCGCCGTCACCGCCGCACCCCAGGCGTTGCCGTGAAAAAGCGGGGTGACGGCGAGAATCGTGTCCTCGGGAACGATCCGGAGCGCCTCGAGGAAGTGGCGACCCGCCGCGCCCGTGCTCCGATGCCGGAAGAGAACTCCCTTCGGCGTTCCCGTGGTACCCGAGGTATAGAGAAGTGTGGAGGCATCCTCCGCCGTCACGCGGACGGGCGGGGGCTCGGGAGAGGCCCCCCGCAGAAGCTCCGCGAGCTCGGCCCCCGCGGTGACGACGCGTGCTTTCGGGGCGACCCTGGCGATGCGCTCGCGGTCCTCGGCCCTTGCGAAAACGACCCGGGGCTCCGCGTGACCGAGAACGTAGGAAAGCTCGGCGTCCCCGAGGGCCGGATTGATCGGGTGGAAAACCCCGCCCGCCTTCAGGATGCCGAAGGCCAGGACGAGGTATTCGAGGCGATTCCCGAGAGCGAGAGTCGCGCGATCGCCTTTCTCGAGACCGAGCCGCAGGAGCAGGTTCGCCGCCCGGTTCGTTTCGACGTCGAAGTCGGAGTACGAAACGACCCTGCCTTCGTGGCGGAGAAACGGCTTCGCCCCGTAGCGCGAGACGCGGTCCGAAAGAACGTCGAGGACGAGCTCCGCCATCTCAGGCAAGCGTGCCGCCGTCGGCGACGAGCACGGCGCCGTTCATCATCTTCGCGTCGTCCGAGGCGAGAAAGGCGATCTTTTTCGCCACGTCCTCCGGCGGCCAGGTCTGG
This Candidatus Binatia bacterium DNA region includes the following protein-coding sequences:
- a CDS encoding AMP-binding protein translates to MIEPCSHLGQIPVALASRYGKRPAILDERGEMDFRDLARAAEARAGFFRRMGSGRGARVGLLAGNGAEWLALAFGAWQAGLVLVPISTFVTPRELEEIVRAADLRILVFDPRFRARDLASVVARVSENWRFERVVSLPDVEREASSGAGGADFGEREDPACILFTSGTTAEPKGVELSHRALTATVWPTAERTGLDASDLLLSTLPLFWVAGLAIRALPTLVAGCALVLPESFAAETVLALLERYRPTALHLRPAQVGVLRSHPRFRPELFDRVRRGNGRTDWFPEFAGRDVRFITGYGMTEMSGYVTALDWRDPPEKRRFGFGKPLPGVEIRIVGPDGRALRAGETGEVRVRGPGLFSRYLGRKPASGLDAEGFFVTGDLGRFDEDGFFEFVGRTKDLLRVKGVNVSPAEVEFVLGRHPSVEAVHVVGLPPGAAEQEIVALVVVRPGARATEKELREHAERTLSSYKRPSHYLFVERGEIPLSSTSKPRRDGLERLAASRLGKREL
- a CDS encoding ATP-dependent acyl-CoA ligase; the protein is MAELVLDVLSDRVSRYGAKPFLRHEGRVVSYSDFDVETNRAANLLLRLGLEKGDRATLALGNRLEYLVLAFGILKAGGVFHPINPALGDAELSYVLGHAEPRVVFARAEDRERIARVAPKARVVTAGAELAELLRGASPEPPPVRVTAEDASTLLYTSGTTGTPKGVLFRHRSTGAAGRHFLEALRIVPEDTILAVTPLFHGNAWGAAVTALQAGATFAFPETFHASRFWPLVHECRATVLYTLGTILAILLQQEPSELERTNPLRVVLGLGSAPVRDEVLRRFGVEHVAECYGSTDAGVVTITPFGASPRPGSAGPPVPGVEVRILDDEGRELPVGEVGEICVRSPHRLAEYFRDPEETRRAFFGEWFRTGDLGYLDRDGWLYFVDRKKDIIRRGGENISSVLVEKTLREHPAVAEVAVVGVPDPVLGQEVKAFVVPRAPVTEEELRAFASARLARFQVPRFWEFRDSLPKTSTQRVEKYKLREEASRGRKPLLG